In Thamnophis elegans isolate rThaEle1 chromosome 13, rThaEle1.pri, whole genome shotgun sequence, one DNA window encodes the following:
- the TM2D2 gene encoding TM2 domain-containing protein 2, whose product MAGGGPICYALLCGQAALLLGNLLLLQGVSRTHQHNATESPPGAREAEGQQRPPHATPASLWEYQGPYAPLILCRYLPEEFIECEAPVDHNGNTSARDELGYGCLKFGGQAYSDVSHTRVLCRALDGIECAGQRTFLRGNKPCIKYTGHYFITTLLYSFFLGCFGVDRFCLGHTGTAVGKLLTLGGLGIWWFVDLILLITGGLMPSDGSNWCTIY is encoded by the exons ATGGCGGGCGGCGGGCCGATTTGTTACGCGCTGCTGTGTGGTCAGGCGGCGCTGTTGCTGGGCAACCTGCTCCTACTACAGGGGGTCTCCCGGACCCATCAGCACAACGCCACCGAGAGCCCCCCCGGAGCTCGAGAGGCAGAAGGGCAGCAGCGGCCCCCTCATGCAACCCCCGCCAGCCTCTGGGAGTACCAAGGCCCATACGCCCCGCTGATTCTCTGCCGCTACCT ACCGGAAGAATTCATAGAATGTGAGGCCCCTGTGGACCACAACGGGAATACAAGTGCGCGGGATGAATTGGGTTATGGCTGTCTCAAG TTCGGTGGCCAAGCATACAGCGACGTCAGCCACACTCGCGTTCTTTGCAGGGCATTGGATGGCATTGAGTGTGCAGGACAGCGAACCTTTCTGCGTGGGAACAAGCCGTgcataaa ATACACTGGACACTACTTCATTACCACCCTCCTCTACTCCTTTTTCTTGGGCTGCTTTGGAGTGGACCGCTTCTGCCTGGGCCACACAGGTACAGCAGTGGGGAAACTGCTGACTCTTGGAGGACTCGGCATCTGGTGGTTTGTGGACCTGATTCTTTTAATTACCGGGGGACTCATGCCCAGCGATGGGAGCAACTGGTGCACCATTTACTGA